The Cellulomonas flavigena DSM 20109 DNA segment GGCCGCAAGGCTAAAACTCAAAGAAATTGACGGGGGCCCGCACAAGCGGCGGAGCATGCGGATTAATTCGATGCAACGCGAAGAACCTTACCAAGGCTTGACATACACCGGAAACGTGCAGAGATGTGCGCCCCGCAAGGTCGGTGTACAGGTGGTGCATGGTTGTCGTCAGCTCGTGTCGTGAGATGTTGGGTTAAGTCCCGCAACGAGCGCAACCCTCGTCCCATGTTGCCAGCGGGTTATGCCGGGGACTCATGGGAGACTGCCGGGGTCAACTCGGAGGAAGGTGGGGATGACGTCAAATCATCATGCCCCTTATGTCTTGGGCTTCACGCATGCTACAATGGCCGGTACAAAGGGCTGCGATACCGCGAGGTGGAGCGAATCCCAAAAAGCCGGTCTCAGTTCGGATTGGGGTCTGCAACTCGACCCCATGAAGTCGGAGTCGCTAGTAATCGCAGATCAGCAACGCTGCGGTGAATACGTTCCCGGGCCTTGTACACACCGCCCGTCAAGTCATGAAAGTCGGTAACACCCGAAGCCGATGGCCCAACCGCAAGGGGGGAGTCGTCGAAGGTGGGACTGGCGATTAGGACTAAGTCGTAACAAGGTAGCCGTACCGGAAGGTGCGGCTGGATCACCTCCTTTCTAAGGAGCATCTGGCGTCTGCCGGCCCTGTCGTGGGGTGTGGTGGGGCGTCCAGGCCCATGCCCGGTCCGAACGTGATCGGGGTGGTGCTCGAGGGTGGAACGTCGGCTACTGGTCGGTCCGTGGGACCGGGTGCTTCTAGTACGCCTGCAGCTTGCTGCGGGGAGGGAACGAAGTGGCTCGGTCCGGTCGCGGGTCGGCTTGGCACGCTGTTGGGTCCTGAGGGAACAGCCACGTGGTGGGTGTTGCCTTGGTCGGGACCTTCGGTTCGGTCGAACCGCCGGCCTTGTCCGTCTGCTTCTTCGTGGAGCGGGTGGGTGGGGGTGGTAGGCGCCGGGTGATCGGGGGTGGCCGGTGGTTGCTTGAGAACTGCACAGTGGACGCGAGCATCTTTGAATGATCTTTGTGGTCAAGTTTTTAAGTGCACAGGGTGGATGCCTTGGCACCAGGAGCCGAAGAAGGACGTAGTAGCCTGCGATAAGCCTCGGGGAGTTGGCAAACGAACCGTGATCCGAGGATCTCCGAATGGGGAAACCCCGCACGAGTCATGTCGTGTGACCCGCACCTGAATATATAGGGTGTGTGGAGGGAACGCCGGGAAGTGAAACATCTCAGTACCGGCAGGAAGAGATATTCCGTGAGTAGTGGCGAGCGAAAGCGGATCAGGCCAAACCGAGCGTGTGTGATAGCCGGCAGGCGTTGCACGTTCGGGGTTGTGGGACCTTTCGGTTGGTTCTGCCGAACCAGCAGGGAGTCAGAAAGTCATGTCATAGTCGAAGGGTCTTGAAAGGCCCGGCACAGAGGGTGTCACCCCCGTAGACGAAATGATGTGGCCTCCCGAAGGGGATCCCAAGTAGCTCCGGGCCCGAGAAACCCGGAGTGAATCTGCACAGACCACTGTGTAAGCCTAAATACTACCTGGTGACCGATAGCGGACAAGTACCGTGAGGGAAAGGTGAAAAGTACCCCGGGAGGGGAGTGAAATAGTACCTGAAACCGTGTGCATACAATCCGTCGGAGCCTCCCTAGCAGGGGTGACGGCGTGCCTTTTGAAGAATGAGCCTGCGAGTTAGTGGTACGTGGCGAGGTTAACCCGTGTGGGGAAGCCGTAGCGAAAGCGAGTCCGAACAGGGCGATCGTAGTCGCGTGCTCTAGACCCGAAGCGAAGTGATCTAGCCATGGGCAGGGTGAAGCGCGGGTAAGACCGCGTGGAGGCCCGAACCCACCAGGGTTGAAAACCTGGGGGATGACCTGTGGTTAGGGGTGAAAGGCCAATCAAACTTCGTGATAGCTGGTTCTCCCCGAAATGCATTTAGGTGCAGCGTCACGTGTTTCTTGCCGGAGGTAGAGCTACTGGATAGCCGATGGGCCCCACCAGGTTACTGACGTTAGCCAAACTCCGAATGCCGGTAAGCCAGAGCGTGGCAGTGAGACTGCGGGGGATAAGCTCCGTAGTCGAGAGGGAAACAGCCCAGACCACCAGCTAAGGCCCCTAAGCGTGTGCTAAGTGGGAAAGGATGTGGAGTTGCACAGACAACCAGGAGGTTGGCTTAGAAGCAGCCACCCTTGAAAGAGTGCGTAATAGCTCACTGGTCAAGTGATTCCGCGCCGACAATGTAGCGGGGCTCAAGCACACCGCCGAAGCTGTGGCATTCACACACGTGACAAGCCTTCGTGGTTCAGTCGTGTGGATGGGTAGGGGAGCGTCGTGCCGGCAGTGAAGCCGCGGGGGAACCCAGTGGTGGAGCCGGCACGAGTGAGAATGCAGGCATGAGTAGCGAATGACGGGTGAGAAACCCGTCCGCCGAATGACCAAGGGTTCCAGGGCCAGGCTAATCCGCCCTGGGTAAGTCGGGACCTAAGGCGAGGCCGACAGGCGTAGTCGATGGACAACGGGTTGATATTCCCGTACCGGCGAAGAACCGCCCATACCGAATCTGGTGATGCTAACCGTCCGAGCCTGCTCCATCGTCCTTCGGGACACCGGGGCAGGGGAGCGCGGGACCCGAGCTGGTAGTAGGTAAGCGTATTAACAGGGGTGACGCAGGAAGGTAGCCCAGCGTGGCGATGGTAGTCCACGTCCAAGGTCGTAGGGTGAGGTGTAGGCAAATCCGCACCTCGTGAAGCCTGAGAGCCGACGGGTACCGCGTATGCGGGAAATGGGTGATCCTATGCTGCCAAGAAAAGCCTCGACGCGAGGTTCTAGCCGCCCGTACCCCAAACCGACTCAGGTGGTCAGGTAGAGAATACCAAGGCGATCGAGAGAATCGTGGTTAAGGAACTCGGCAAAATGCCCCCGTAACTTCGGGAGAAGGGGGGCCTCAAGCGTGAACCGACTTGCTCGGGGAAGCGTGGAGGGCCGCAGAGACCAGGGAGAAGCGACTGTTTACTAAAAACACAGGTCCGTGCGAAGTCGCAAGACGATGTATACGGACTGACGCCTGCCCGGTGCTGGAAGGTTAAGAGGACGGGTCAGCGTTTCGGCGCGAAGCTCAGAATTTAAGCCCCAGTAAACGGCGGTGGTAACTATAACCATCCTAAGGTAGCGAAATTCCTTGTCGGGTAAGTTCCGACCTGCACGAATGGCGTAACGACTTCTCCGCTGTCTCAACCGCGAACTCGGCGAAATTGCATTACGAGTAAAGATGCTCGTTACGCGCAGCAGGACGGAAAGACCCCGGGACCTTTACTATAGCTTGGTATTGGTGTTCGGTGCGGCTTGTGTAGGATAGGTGGGAGACTGTGAAGCCGGCACGCCAGTGTCGGTGGAGTCAACGTTGAAATACCACTCTGGTCGCTCTGGACATCTAACCTCGGTCCGTGATCCGGATCAGGGACAGTGCCTGGTGGGTAGTTTAACTGGGGCGGTTGCCTCCTAAAATGTAACGGAGGCGCTCAAAGGTTCCCTCAGCCTGGTTGGCAATCAGGTGGCGAGTGCAAGTGCACAAGGGAGCTTGACTGTGAGACTGACAGGTCGAGCAGGGACGAAAGTCGGAACTAGTGATCCGGCGGTGGCTTGTGGAAGCGCCGTCGCTCAACGGATAAAAGGTACCCCGGGGATAACAGGCTGATCTTGCCCAAGAGTCCATATCGACGGCATGGTTTGGCACCTCGATGTCGGCTCGTCGCATCCTGGGGCTGGAGTAGGTCCCAAGGGTTGGGCTGTTCGCCCATTAAAGCGGTACGCGAGCTGGGTTTAGAACGTCGTGAGACAGTTCGGTCCCTATCCGCTGCGCGCGCAGGAAACTTGAGAAGGGCTGTCCCTAGTACGAGAGGACCGGGACGGACGAACCTCTGGTGTGCCAGTTGTTCCGCCAGGAGCACGGCTGGTTGGCTACGTTCGGAAGGGATAACCGCTGAAAGCATCTAAGCGGGAAGCCTGCTTCAAGATGAGGTTTCCACGCCCTTCGGGGTGAGAGGCTCCCAGCTAGACCACTGGGTAGATAGGCCGGATGTGGAAGGCAGGACCAACGACTGCCGCAGCTGACCGGTACTAATAAGCCGACAACTTGACTAACCATCATTCTTGCTACGCGTCCACTGTGCGGTTCCCGAGAAACCAACGGCACCCGTGTGCTCGTTGACAACTCGACAGCGTTACGGCGGTCATAGCGAAGGGGAAACGCCCGGTCCCATTCCGAACCCGGAAGCTAAGCCCTTCAGCGCCGATGGTACTGCACTCGCCAGGGTGTGGGAGAGTAGGACGCCGCCGGACAACCATTCACGAAAGGCCCACCCCTCACGGGGTGGGCCTTTCGTCGTTCCACGGCCGGCGCGCTCGTGTCACGGCGCGAGGGGCACCGCCCTGGGACGGCGCCCCTCGCCCTCGTGTGCGGGGCCGTTCAGCTCGTCGCGGTCGGATCCGGGGTGCCGGCGGTAGTGTCCTGCGCGGGGGATTCGGCCACGAGCACGACCGCGGCCAGGGGCGGGACGCGGACCTCCGCCGACCATCCGCGGCCGTAGTGCTCGACCGGCTCGGCAGTGATCCGCCCGAGGTTGCCCACGCCGGAGCCGCCGTACGCCGCGGCATCGGAGTTGTACGCCTCGTACCAGGTGCCCCCGTGCGGAAGAGGCAGTCGCCATCCCTCGTGCGGGACCCCGGCGAAGTTCACCACGACGACGGCGGTCGGTGCGTCCGGAGCCTTGCGGACGTAGGCGAGCAGGTTGAGGTCGGCCTCGTCCGACGCCAGCCACTCGAACCCGTCCGGCGTGTGGTCGAGCGCCCAGAGAGCCGGAGTCCGCCGGTACAGGGCATTGAGGTCGCGCACGGCCTGGACGACGCCGCGGTGCGCCGGGTCGTCCAGCGCGTGCCAGTCGAGCGACCGCGCCTCGGCCCACTCCGTCTGCTGCGCGAACTCCTGACCCATGAACAGCAGCTGCTTGCCGGGGTGCGTCCACTGGTAGGCGAGCAGTGCCCGGACACCGGCGAGCTTCTGCCAGTGGTCGCCCGGCATCCGCTCGTAGAGCGACCCCTTGCCGTGCACCACCTCGTCGTGGCTGATCGGGAGCACGAAGTGCTCCGAGAACGCGTAGACCATCGAGAACGTGATCTCGTGGTGGTGGTAGCGCCGGTTGATCGGTTCCTCGCGCAGGTACCGCAGGGTGTCGTTCATCCACCCCATGTTCCACTTCAAGCCGAATCCGAGGCCCTGCGCGGAGGTGGGGGCCGTGACGCCGGGCCACGCCGTGGACTCCTCGGCGATCATCATGATCCCCGGGGTCCGGCGGTAGGCCGTCGCGTTCGCCTCCTGGAGGAACGAGATCGCCTCGAGGTTCTCGCGCCCGCCGTACGCGTTCGGCCGCCACTGGCCGGGCTGGCGGGAGTAGTCGAGGTACAGCATGGACGCGACGGCGTCGACCCGCAGCCCGTCGACGTGGAACTCCTCGAGCCAGTACGTCGCGTTGGCGACGAGGAAGTTGCGGACCTCGGCGCGGCCGAAGTTGAAGACGTACGTGCCCCAGTCGGGGTGCTCGCCGAGCAGCGGGTCGGGGTGCTCGTACAGGGCGGTACCGTCGAACTGCGCCAGGGCCCACTCGTCCTTGGGGAAGTGCGCGGGCACCCAGTCGACGATGACCCCGATACCGGCGCGGTGCAGGCAGTCGACGAGGTACCGGAAGTCGTCAGGGTGCCCGAACCGTGACGTCGGCGCGTAGTACGACGAGACCTGGTAGCCCCAGGAGCCGCCGAAGGGGTGCTCCGCGACGGGCAGCAGCTCGACGTGCGTGAAGCCGAGGTCCAGCGCGTACTCGGTGAGCTGGTGCGCCAGGTCCCGGTAGGACAGCCCCTGCCGCCACGAACCGAGGTGCACCTCGTAGACGCTGACCGGGCCGGCGTGCGGGTCGCGCTGCGCCCGGGCCGCCATCCAGGCGTCGTCGGACCACTCGTAGCCCGACTCGACGACGACCGACGCGGTCGCGGGCGGGACCTCGGTGCCCTTGGCCAGCGGGTCGGCCTTCTGGCGCCACGAGCCGTCGGACCCGAGGATCTCGAACTTGTACCGGGCGCCTGCGTCGACGCCCGGGGCGAACAGCTCCCAGATGCCGCTGTCGCCGAGCGACCGCATCGCGTGCGTCGCGCCCTGCCAGTGGTTGAAGTCGCCGACGACGCGCACCGCGCGCGCGTTCGGGGCCCAGACGGCGAATGCCGTGCCTCGGACCTCGCCGAGCTGCCCCGGGTAGGTGCGGACGTTCGCACCGAGCACCTGCCAGAGCTGCTCGTGACGGCCCTCGCGGACCAGGTGACGGTCGAGCTCCTGGACCGTCGGCAGGAAGCGGTACGGGTCGTCGCCGGTCGTCGTCCACCCGTCGTACGTGACCTCGAGGCGGTAGTCCGGCACCTCGGTGCCCGGCAGGAGCGCCGCCCAGACACCGTCGACCTCGTGCTGCGCAGGGAACGACCCGTCCGCGGTCACGACCTCGACCCGCTCGGCGAGCGGTCGGAGCGCGCGGACGGTCACGGCGCCGTCGCCCACGTGGGGGCCGAGGACGGCGTGCGGGTCGTAGTGCGCGCCCGCCGCGACGGCGCGCAGCGTGTCGTGGTCGACGGGCACGGGAGAGGGGGCGGCCGCAGTCATGTCACTACCCAACCACCCTCGTGCCGTTGTCGCAGGTGATCGTCGGTCGAGCGGCCCCCGCGTGCCGCACGGCGCATCGGGCGGCGGCCCCACCGACCGGTGCCACGGGTTCGCCCCGCGCAGCGCCGTAGACTCACGCGACCCACCAACGGAGGTGAGCGGTGCCCCAGCGTCCCGACGAGACGATGTCCACGCCGTGCGACCCGCAGGGCGGCGCGCGGCCGCCCGAGCTCCTGCACCTGCGGGCCGCAGGCGTCAGCCTCGTCCTCGACCTCGCGGGGATGCCGCGCGTGCTGCACTGGGGTGCCGACCTCGGTGACCTCGACGACGCTGCGCTGGCGGACCTGCGGCTCGCCGTGCGGCCGGCACCCGCGGGGTTCCCCGTCGACGGCGAGGTCGTGCCCTCCGTGCTGCCGTCGCAGGCCGAGGGGTGGCTGGGGACCCCCGGCCTCACCGGATCACGCGCCGGGCGTTCGTGGTCCCCGCGCTTCGCGGCGGGCACACCGTCACTGACGTCCGGCGACGACGGCGGCGCGGTGCTCGTGGTCCCGGCTGCCGA contains these protein-coding regions:
- the glgB gene encoding 1,4-alpha-glucan branching protein GlgB, which produces MTAAAPSPVPVDHDTLRAVAAGAHYDPHAVLGPHVGDGAVTVRALRPLAERVEVVTADGSFPAQHEVDGVWAALLPGTEVPDYRLEVTYDGWTTTGDDPYRFLPTVQELDRHLVREGRHEQLWQVLGANVRTYPGQLGEVRGTAFAVWAPNARAVRVVGDFNHWQGATHAMRSLGDSGIWELFAPGVDAGARYKFEILGSDGSWRQKADPLAKGTEVPPATASVVVESGYEWSDDAWMAARAQRDPHAGPVSVYEVHLGSWRQGLSYRDLAHQLTEYALDLGFTHVELLPVAEHPFGGSWGYQVSSYYAPTSRFGHPDDFRYLVDCLHRAGIGVIVDWVPAHFPKDEWALAQFDGTALYEHPDPLLGEHPDWGTYVFNFGRAEVRNFLVANATYWLEEFHVDGLRVDAVASMLYLDYSRQPGQWRPNAYGGRENLEAISFLQEANATAYRRTPGIMMIAEESTAWPGVTAPTSAQGLGFGLKWNMGWMNDTLRYLREEPINRRYHHHEITFSMVYAFSEHFVLPISHDEVVHGKGSLYERMPGDHWQKLAGVRALLAYQWTHPGKQLLFMGQEFAQQTEWAEARSLDWHALDDPAHRGVVQAVRDLNALYRRTPALWALDHTPDGFEWLASDEADLNLLAYVRKAPDAPTAVVVVNFAGVPHEGWRLPLPHGGTWYEAYNSDAAAYGGSGVGNLGRITAEPVEHYGRGWSAEVRVPPLAAVVLVAESPAQDTTAGTPDPTATS